A single window of Candidatus Eisenbacteria bacterium DNA harbors:
- a CDS encoding helix-turn-helix domain-containing protein, which translates to MRRTSFAGMHCSMARSLEVMGDWWTPLILRDLHLGLTRFDELAEDLGISRNLLTTRLAALVERGLVERRRYSERPPRHAYHLTEAGRDLVPVLVALTAWGDRWLAPKQGPPLRLQHRTCGKFFTPTVACSHCGETVTAEDVVAHGGPGGRTAPGTRLVAKVLQDRGRDVAGRRAQR; encoded by the coding sequence ATGCGACGGACGAGCTTCGCCGGCATGCACTGCTCGATGGCCCGGAGCCTCGAGGTGATGGGCGACTGGTGGACGCCGCTCATCCTGCGCGATCTGCATCTGGGGCTGACGCGCTTCGACGAGCTGGCGGAGGACCTGGGGATCTCCAGGAACCTCCTCACGACGCGCCTGGCGGCGCTCGTCGAGCGCGGCCTCGTCGAGCGGCGCCGGTACTCCGAGCGCCCACCGCGCCACGCCTACCACCTGACGGAGGCGGGGCGTGACCTCGTGCCCGTCCTCGTGGCCCTCACCGCGTGGGGCGACCGGTGGCTGGCGCCGAAGCAGGGGCCGCCGCTGCGCCTTCAGCACCGCACGTGCGGGAAGTTCTTCACGCCCACGGTGGCCTGCTCGCACTGCGGCGAGACCGTGACCGCCGAGGACGTCGTCGCACACGGCGGACCGGGGGGCCGAACCGCCCCCGGCACACGGCTCGTCGCGAAGGTCCTGCAGGACCGCGGACGCGACGTCGCTGGGCGCCGGGCGCAGCGCTGA
- a CDS encoding glutathione S-transferase family protein has product MSRLVLHQPPGEGGLSYSPYCNKVRWALELKGLAFDTVTTSAFKKHSRTGKLPVLVVDGERVHDSTEILRRLGTLHPDPALLPRDPRLAAQATLVEEWADESLCALVTYERAFDPSARRRMVAGVLAFKGLPSFLGPVVAARLRRSGSNRYGHLVPLGPDVVRQQLLRHLDVVNALAEGRSWLVGDSPTIADVAVAACLHVAHIGRVAAVLSLIASRRHAAAWLEGFFERLGRPEAGRNPVAA; this is encoded by the coding sequence ATGAGCCGCCTCGTCCTCCACCAACCCCCGGGCGAAGGAGGCCTCTCCTATTCGCCGTACTGCAACAAGGTGCGCTGGGCGCTCGAGCTGAAGGGGCTTGCGTTCGACACGGTCACGACGAGCGCCTTCAAGAAGCACAGCCGGACCGGGAAGCTGCCGGTCCTCGTCGTGGACGGTGAGCGCGTCCACGACTCGACCGAGATCCTGCGCCGGCTCGGGACCCTCCACCCCGACCCCGCCCTCCTTCCCCGCGATCCTCGTTTGGCCGCGCAGGCGACGCTGGTGGAAGAATGGGCCGACGAGTCGCTGTGCGCGCTCGTGACCTACGAGCGGGCGTTCGACCCGTCCGCGCGGCGCCGCATGGTCGCGGGGGTGCTCGCATTCAAGGGCCTGCCGTCGTTCCTGGGCCCCGTTGTGGCGGCACGGCTGCGGCGGAGCGGCAGCAATCGTTACGGCCACCTGGTGCCGCTCGGACCGGACGTCGTGCGGCAGCAGCTCCTGCGTCACCTCGACGTCGTGAACGCGCTGGCCGAGGGGCGATCCTGGCTCGTCGGCGACTCGCCGACGATCGCCGACGTGGCCGTCGCCGCGTGCCTTCACGTCGCGCACATCGGCCGGGTGGCCGCGGTGCTGTCGCTGATCGCGTCGCGGCGGCACGCGGCCGCGTGGCTCGAGGGGTTCTTCGAGCGCCTCGGCCGCCCGGAGGCGGGCCGCAACCCGGTCGCCGCCTGA
- a CDS encoding nuclear transport factor 2 family protein, giving the protein MYHRIVQRRLRRAFEDINAGRYDRIVPQFAPAHRHVFFGDHALGGTRRGLDATRAWYGRLARVFPDLRFEIRSIAVAGWPWDTVAMIEWVDHFTVNGAPAGNQGVHVFRLRWGRVVGLSVYCDTAKLRRYLEEKAAAGLVEASAPPITD; this is encoded by the coding sequence ATGTATCACCGCATCGTGCAGCGCCGGCTCCGCCGCGCCTTCGAGGACATCAACGCCGGCCGCTACGATCGCATCGTGCCGCAGTTCGCGCCGGCCCATCGCCACGTGTTCTTCGGGGACCACGCGCTCGGCGGGACGCGGCGGGGCCTCGACGCGACACGCGCCTGGTACGGTCGCCTCGCGCGGGTGTTCCCTGATCTCCGTTTCGAGATTCGCAGCATCGCCGTCGCGGGCTGGCCGTGGGACACCGTCGCGATGATCGAATGGGTCGACCACTTCACCGTGAACGGTGCTCCGGCCGGCAATCAGGGCGTCCACGTGTTCCGCCTGCGCTGGGGTCGCGTGGTGGGGCTCTCGGTCTACTGCGACACCGCGAAGCTCCGCCGCTACCTCGAGGAAAAGGCGGCGGCTGGGCTGGTGGAAGCGAGTGCGCCACCCATCACCGACTAG